One genomic region from Clarias gariepinus isolate MV-2021 ecotype Netherlands chromosome 20, CGAR_prim_01v2, whole genome shotgun sequence encodes:
- the chrna9a gene encoding neuronal acetylcholine receptor subunit alpha-9: MKVCVLGLLMTMQLHVVLSAQGHYAQKLLNTLMENYSKALRPVEDTDKALNVTLQITLSQIKDMDERNQVLTTYLWVRQIWHDAYLRWDKDEYDGLEVIRIPSDLVWRPDIVLYNNADEEDSSGPPDTNVVLRYTGEITWDAPAITKSSCVVDVSYFPFDSQQCNLTFGSWTYNGNQVDINMGGMESGDLSDFVENVEWECHGMPAVRNVIMYGCCSDPYPDITYTVLLKRRSSFYIYNLLLPCFLISFLAPLGFYLPADSGEKVSLGVTVLLALTVFQMMVAESMPPSESVPLIGKYYIATMTMITASTSLTIFIMNIHFCGAEAKPVPHWAKVLIIDYMAKIFFVYEVGENCTTPQSECGPTFAEDPLASLENYDYFSSSFYSSQIYDVSINQYNRYNNCGRDCHNARGHQSNGYHFNALNMAHMPQQFSSRQKTQQPNNIHHIGRDGNAVNLKEEKLRQSDLSISEKLNGYTYEHGSGYQHNNEYTKPYTVEDYGKKTSTEKCMCVCAQHQKVVQNIEYMANCFREQRSNQAKGAEWKKVAKVMDRFFMWVFFIMVFLMSILIMAKAS; this comes from the exons ATGAAGGTCTGTGTTCTTGGGCTTCTTATGACTATGCAGCTACATG TGGTGCTATCTGCTCAAGGCCACTACGCGCAGAAACTTTTAAACACTTTGATGGAGAACTATTCTAAGGCTCTGAGGCCTGTGGAGGACACTGACAAGGCGCTCAACGTTACATTGCAGATTACACTCTCGCAGATCAAAGATATG GACGAGAGAAATCAGGTGCTGACCACATACCTATGGGTGCGCCAGATCTGGCATGATGCTTACTTACGCTGGGATAAAGATGAGTATGACGGCCTGGAGGTCATCCGCATCCCTAGTGACCTGGTCTGGAGACCTGACATTGTTCTTTACAACAA cgcTGATGAAGAAGACTCATCAGGCCCTCCTGACACTAATGTAGTGCTGCGGTACACGGGGGAGATCACATGGGATGCTCCTGCAATCACAAAGAGCAGTTGTGTAGTGGATGTCTCCTACTTCCCTTTCGACAGCCAGCAATGCAACCTTACGTTTGGTTCCTGGACCTACAATGGCAACCAG GTGGACATCAACATGGGTGGTATGGAGAGCGGTGACCTCTCAGACTTTGTGGAGAATGTGGAATGGGAATGTCATGGCATGCCAGCTGTCAGGAACGTAATCATGTATGGCTGTTGCTCAGACCCGTACCCGGACATCACCTATACGGTGCTGCTGAAACGCCGCTCGTCATTTTATATCTACAATCTGCTCCTCCCCTGCTTTCTAATCTCCTTCCTGGCTCCACTTGGCTTTTACCTCCCAGCTGACTCTGGAGAGAAGGTCTCACTGGGAGTCACAGTGCTTCTTGCCCTCACTGTCTTCCAGATGATGGTGGCTGAAAGCATGCCACCGTCTGAGAGTGTGCCACTCATTG GTAAATACTACATAGCCACAATGACAATGATAACAGCCTCCACCTCATTGACGATCTTCATCATGAACATTCACTTTTGTGGTGCAGAAGCCAAACCAGTACCCCACTGGGCCAAAGTCCTAATTATTGACTACATGGCGAAGATTTTCTTTGTGTATGAGGTAGGGGAGAACTGCACTACTCCTCAAAGTGAATGCGGTCCAACTTTTGCAGAAGATCCACTGGCTAGTTTGGAAAATTATGACTATTTCTCCAGCAGCTTTTACAGCAGTCAAATATATGATGTGTCTATTAATCAGTATAACAGGTATAATAACTGTGGAAGAGATTGCCATAATGCCAGAGGTCACCAGTCAAACGGCTACCATTTTAATGCCCTGAACATGGCACACATGCCTCAACAGTTCTCATCAAGACAGAAAACACAGCAGCCCAACAACATACACCACATTGGGCGAGATGGCAATGCAGTTAACCTAAAGGAGGAAAAACTAAGACAAAGTGATCTCTCTATTTCTGAAAAACTGAACGGATATACCTATGAACATGGCTCTGGCTATCAGCACAATAATGAGTACACCAAACCATATACAGTGGAAGACTACGGTAAAAAGACCAGCACGGaaaagtgcatgtgtgtgtgcgctcagcACCAGAAAGTGGTGCAGAACATTGAGTACATGGCCAATTGCTTCCGTGAGCAAAGGTCCAACCAAGCCAAAGGAGCAGAGTGGAAGAAGGTTGCCAAGGTAATGGACAGGTTTTTCATGTGGGTGTTCTTCATCATGGTCTTTCTCATGAGTATCCTCATCATGGCCAAGGCATCCTGA
- the erlec1 gene encoding endoplasmic reticulum lectin 1, whose amino-acid sequence MRLCSVCVCALLLCIGANANRGASHLLTDEIPFKINWPGEHFTLPSSGALYEEDDFLIMTTAEKEKYKCLLPSLSKGDEDDEKEYTGHSPAALLAPLFQQSSCSYRIESYWSYEVCHGKHVRQYHEEKKTGQKLNMQEYYLGTMTSKNTESAGESEPSKAEDSVNERSTPDTNTAVPTKNIEGQLTPYFPLEMGNGTPCVLKQNKPRSTSVLYVCHPEAKHEILSIAEVTTCEYEVVVLTPLLCAHPKYRFKSSPVNVIFCQALAGSPFRPRSLTHQDQQQEELLRPHFSPPTEQEEDTSPVREEAFTSTHKPMAVGGHTQVTVGTTHISRLTDEQLIKEFLSGSYCLHGGVGWWKYEFCYGKHVHQYHEDKEQGTSIVVVGNWNHAEHLEWAKKNVARAYQLKEEGSQKVKVVSHFYGHGDVCDLTGKPRQVIVKLKCKESESPHAVVVYLLEPQTCQYILGVESPVICKVLDTADENGLLSLPS is encoded by the exons ATGCGcttgtgttctgtgtgtgtttgtgcgctgCTGCTGTGTATCGGAGCTAACGCAAATCGCGGAGCCTCGCATTTATTAACAGATGAGATTCCCTTCAAAATCAACTGGCCTGGGGAACACTTCACCTTg CCTTCATCTGGAGCCCTTTATGAAGAAGATGACTTCCTTATTATGACAACCGCAGAAAAGGAGAAATACAAGTGTTTACTGCCTTCTTTGTCTAAAGGAGATGAG GACGACGAGAAGGAGTATACGGGACACAGCCCAGCTGCCCTTCTGGCACCATTATTCCAGCAGAGCAGCTGCTCATACAGG ATTGAATCTTACTGGTCCTATGAGGTGTGCCACGGTAAACATGTGAGGCAGTaccatgaggaaaaaaaaactggtcaG aaaTTGAATATGCAGGAATATTACCTGGGGACCATGACCAGCAAGAATACAGAGTCTGCaggag AATCAGAACCTAGTAAAGCAGAAGATTCTGTCAATGAAAGATCAACACCAGATACCAACACTGCG GTACCAACAAAGAACATTGAAGGCCAGCTGACGCCGTACTTCCCGTTGGAGATGGGGAATGGAACCCCATGtgtattgaaacaaaataaGCCTCGTTCCACCTCTGTACTGTACGTGTGTCACCCAGAAGCAAAACATGAAATCCTGTCCATTGCTGAGGTGACGACCTGCGAATACGAGGTGGTGGTACTAACGCCACTGCTCTGTGCTCATCCTAAGTATAG GTTCAAGTCATCGCCAGTAAATGTCATCTTTTGCCAGGCACTGGCAGGCTCTCCATTCAGGCCCCGCAGCCTCACCCACCAGGACCAGCAGCAGGAGGAGCTTCTTAGGCCACACTTCAGCCCTCCCACTGAGCAAGAG GAGGACACATCACCTGTACGGGAAGAGGCTTTTACCTCTACCCACAAACCCATGGCAGTAGGTGGACACACCCAGGTTACAGTCGGCACTACCCACATATCTCGCCTCACTGATGAGCAGCTCATAAAGGAATTTCTGAGCGGTTCATACTGTCTACATGGG GGGGTGGGATGGTGGAAATACGAATTCTGCTATGGAAAACATGTTCATCAATATCATGAG GACAAAGAACAGGGGACAAGTATTGTTGTGGTGGGCAATTGGAATCATGCTGAGCATTTAGAGTGGGCCAAAAAGAACGTGGCACGCGCCTACCAGCTGAAAGAAGAGGGAAGCCAAAAAGTGAA AGTGGTATCCCATTTCTATGGCCATGGAGATGTGTGTGACCTCACAGGGAAGCCAAGACAGGTCATTGTGAAGCTCAA GTGTAAGGAATCGGAGTCTCCTCATGCTGTTGTTGTGTATCTTTTGGAACCTCAGACGTGCCAGTATATTCTTGGG GTTGAGTCTCCAGTGATCTGTAAGGTCTTGGACACAGCTGATGAGAATGGTCTTCTCTCCCTCCCTAGTTAG